The following are encoded together in the Monodelphis domestica isolate mMonDom1 chromosome 5, mMonDom1.pri, whole genome shotgun sequence genome:
- the LOC100016285 gene encoding LOW QUALITY PROTEIN: trifunctional purine biosynthetic protein adenosine-3-like (The sequence of the model RefSeq protein was modified relative to this genomic sequence to represent the inferred CDS: substituted 1 base at 1 genomic stop codon), translating to MAVCVLVIGSGGREHTLAWKLAQSQHVRHVIVAPGNAGTANNEKISNSAVSVTDYTLLAQFCKDQKIELVVVGPEAPLAAGIVENLTSAGVKCFGPTAEAAQLESSKKFAKEFMDRHEILTAKWKAFTTPEEAFNFIMSADFPALVIKASGLAAGKGVIVASNKEEACKAIQEIMQDKDFGATGDTVVIEEVLEGEEVSCLCFTDGKTVALMPPAQDHKRLLDGDHGPNTGGMGAYYPTPQVPMDLLLKIKNTILQRTVDGMRQEGIPYIGILYAGIMLTKNGPKVLEFNXRFGDPECQVILPLLKSDFYEVIQSILDGQLSNSLPVWLEDSTAVTVVMASKGYPANYIKGIEITGIPEAKALGLEVFQAGTALKEDKIVTNGGRVLTVTAIQRDLMSALEEANKGITIIKFEGAIYRKDIVYRAISFLKRPR from the coding sequence atggcaGTCTGTGTGCTTGTGATTGGCAGTGGGGGAAGGGAACATACACTGGCTTGGAAACTTGCTCAGTCTCAACATGTCAGACATGTGATAGTTGCCCCAGGAAATGCAGGAACAGCCAACAATGAGAAAATTTCAAATTCAGCTGTGTCAGTCACTGATTATACTTTGCTTGCTCAGTTCTGCAAAGATCAGAAGATTGAACTTGTAGTTGTTGGACCAGAGGCTCCTCTTGCTGCTGGAATTGTTGAGAACCTGACATCTGCAGGAGTGAAATGTTTTGGACCCACAGCAGAGGCAGCTCAGTTAGAGTCCAGCAAAAAATTTGCCAAAGAGTTTATGGACCGACATGAAATCCTTACTGCAAAGTGGAAGGCTTTCACCACACCTGAAGAAGCCTTCAACTTCATCATGAGTGCAGACTTTCCTGCTCTAGTTATAAAGGCCAGTGGTCTGGCTGCTGGAAAAGGTGTGATTGTGGCTAGTAACAAAGAAGAGGCTTGCAAAGCAATTCAAGAGATAATGCAGGATAAAGATTTTGGAGCTACTGGTGATACTGTTGTAATTGAAGAAGTTCTCGAAGGAGAAGAGGTGTCTTGTTTGTGTTTCACTGATGGTAAGACTGTGGCGCTTATGCCGCCAGCCCAGGACCATAAGCGATTATTGGATGGAGACCATGGCCCCAATACGGGAGGAATGGGAGCTTATTATCCAACACCACAGGTTCCTATGGATCtgttattgaaaattaaaaataccaTTCTTCAGAGAACAGTAGATGGCATGCGGCAAGAAGGCATTCCATATATAGGAATATTGTATGCTGGTATAATGCTTACCAAGAATGGCCCAAAAGTTCTGGAGTTTAATTGAAGATTTGGGGATCCAGAATGTCAGGTAATTCTTCCACTTCTTAAAAGTGATTTTTATGAAGTAATCCAATCAATTTTAGATGGTCAGCTTTCTAATTCTCTGCCAGTATGGCTTGAAGACAGCACTGCTGTAACTGTTGTCATGGCAAGTAAAGGCTATCCAGCAAACTACATCAAAGGCATAGAGATAACAGGAATTCCTGAGGCTAAAGCTTTAGGCCTCGAGGTGTTTCAAGCAGGCACAGCTCTGAAAGAGGATAAAATAGTAACGAATGGTGGTAGAGTTCTTACAGTAACAGCCATCCAGAGAGATCTGATGTCTGCTCTTGAAGAAGCCAACAAAGGAATAACTATTATAAAATTTGAAGGAGCCATTTATAGAAAGGACATTGTATATAGAGCTATCTCTTTCCTGAAAAGGCccaggtaa